A single genomic interval of Gallaecimonas xiamenensis 3-C-1 harbors:
- a CDS encoding DUF6351 family protein, translating to MAILMVLAIPGGQLTLEWLGEELTPTPPEQLVEALPTGFNPYLPKAPYGGPHPSFLPLDSSQFALPVALGDTGPIDLALEPPSYPFACGSLVSDLGQPLVDNQQGAGTPITGDKGQLLGYSKDCLIKTRVDYFYLPKGQQHFQPWPAAAPADIAEVGGKPMVVRVERGSLNRYLYGIAMLADPKAPLEDSRYWNGGVIFSFKGGVGIGKYQGKLRLAELTDHRLDQLAKGYAILASSGNVTSTHYDLWRATRTAALVKAQFVARYGKPRVTLGLGASGGAVQQYLIAELQPGLLDGLLPLYSYPDMVTQSIWALDCELLEYYFDMEAGPRWRRQKERTAVEGLAASNHREHRYKRYDDWAQWLNLRSGRLPDGATECSAAWRGLTPLTNNPNYYHRRHLFAQALGSTSRFSYWHDLGYLYGVDGAGYGNRTYDNVGVQYGLEALREGRLSVPEFLHLNAHIGGWQPPQHQQQERLWVLSGDKDLARLSLWSDHNQQKRPGGPLPLAYFEGPAPAALDIARRNSGHTGAMAAAYWGGQVFLGRTRLPILDVRHYLDPVLDMHHSFASFSVRQRLEREQGDSDNLVIWMAEKPLDPTVQAIAAMEAWLSKGQKPQDSCFDGQGLLIAEGKGVWDGAWNGAEKAGACLDRFPSYSSPRNRAGAPLAGDMFKCARIPVAQAIDAGLYRPLDMAPYQGWLALVFPDGVCDYRQGDQARPAGLVLAP from the coding sequence ATGGCGATACTGATGGTACTGGCTATTCCCGGCGGCCAACTGACCCTGGAGTGGCTGGGAGAGGAGTTGACCCCCACCCCCCCTGAGCAGCTGGTCGAAGCCCTGCCCACCGGTTTCAACCCATATCTGCCCAAGGCTCCCTATGGCGGCCCACACCCGTCTTTCCTGCCCCTGGACAGCAGTCAGTTTGCCCTGCCGGTGGCCCTGGGTGACACCGGCCCCATCGATCTCGCCCTGGAGCCCCCCAGCTATCCCTTTGCCTGCGGCAGCCTGGTCTCTGACCTGGGCCAGCCCCTGGTGGACAACCAGCAGGGCGCCGGCACCCCGATCACAGGCGATAAGGGCCAACTGCTGGGCTACAGCAAGGACTGCTTAATCAAAACCCGGGTCGACTACTTCTACCTGCCCAAGGGCCAGCAGCACTTTCAGCCCTGGCCGGCTGCGGCACCGGCCGACATCGCCGAGGTAGGCGGCAAACCCATGGTGGTAAGGGTGGAAAGGGGCAGCCTTAACCGCTACCTCTACGGCATCGCAATGCTGGCCGATCCCAAGGCGCCCCTGGAGGACAGCCGCTATTGGAACGGCGGCGTGATCTTCAGCTTCAAGGGCGGGGTCGGCATCGGCAAGTACCAGGGCAAGCTGCGATTGGCCGAGCTGACCGACCACCGCCTGGACCAGTTGGCCAAGGGGTACGCCATCCTGGCCTCCAGCGGCAACGTCACCAGCACCCATTACGATCTGTGGCGGGCCACCCGTACCGCCGCCTTGGTCAAGGCGCAGTTTGTGGCCCGCTACGGCAAGCCCAGGGTGACATTGGGGCTGGGGGCTTCGGGGGGCGCCGTACAGCAGTACCTTATCGCCGAGCTGCAACCTGGGCTCCTGGACGGCCTGCTGCCCCTCTATTCCTATCCGGACATGGTGACCCAGTCCATCTGGGCCCTGGACTGCGAACTGCTGGAATATTATTTCGACATGGAAGCGGGCCCGCGCTGGCGTCGCCAGAAGGAGCGCACCGCCGTGGAAGGGCTGGCGGCTTCCAATCACCGGGAACACAGGTATAAGCGCTATGACGACTGGGCCCAGTGGCTGAACCTGCGCAGCGGCCGCTTGCCGGACGGAGCCACCGAGTGCAGCGCCGCCTGGCGGGGCCTGACCCCCCTCACCAACAATCCCAACTACTACCATCGCCGCCACCTGTTTGCCCAGGCCCTTGGCAGCACCAGCCGCTTCAGCTACTGGCATGACCTTGGCTATCTGTACGGGGTGGACGGTGCCGGCTACGGCAATCGCACCTATGACAATGTCGGGGTGCAATACGGCCTGGAAGCCCTCAGGGAAGGGCGTCTGAGCGTCCCGGAATTCCTGCACCTCAATGCCCATATCGGCGGCTGGCAACCACCGCAGCACCAGCAGCAGGAACGGCTTTGGGTACTGTCGGGGGACAAGGACCTGGCACGGCTGTCCCTGTGGAGCGACCACAATCAGCAGAAACGCCCCGGTGGGCCCCTGCCTCTGGCCTATTTCGAAGGGCCGGCCCCGGCGGCCTTAGATATCGCCCGGCGCAACAGCGGCCACACCGGCGCCATGGCGGCGGCCTACTGGGGCGGCCAGGTGTTCTTGGGCCGCACCAGGCTGCCCATATTGGACGTGCGCCACTACCTGGACCCGGTGCTGGACATGCACCATTCCTTCGCCAGCTTCTCGGTACGCCAGCGCCTGGAGCGGGAACAGGGCGACAGCGACAACCTGGTGATCTGGATGGCCGAAAAGCCCCTTGACCCCACAGTCCAGGCCATCGCCGCCATGGAGGCTTGGCTCAGCAAGGGACAAAAACCCCAGGACAGCTGCTTTGACGGCCAGGGGCTGCTGATCGCAGAAGGCAAAGGGGTGTGGGACGGTGCCTGGAACGGCGCCGAAAAAGCAGGGGCCTGCCTGGACAGGTTCCCCTCTTACAGCTCGCCCCGCAACAGGGCCGGGGCGCCACTGGCAGGGGACATGTTCAAGTGCGCCCGTATCCCGGTGGCCCAGGCCATCGATGCCGGCCTGTACCGACCCTTGGACATGGCGCCCTACCAAGGCTGGCTGGCGCTGGTGTTCCCCGACGGGGTCTGTGATTACCGCCAAGGGGATCAGGCCAGGCCAGCCGGCCTGGTACTGGCCCCATAA
- a CDS encoding LysR family transcriptional regulator, whose product MDLNEIQVFTKVVEVGSFTSAGERLGMTKATVSRKIADLEERLGVRLLNRTTRQLNLTETGKAFYERCSRIMTDLDDAQALVTTRAEQVRGKLKVVMPIELGQLMMGRFLGHFMQKYPDVEIDAELTNRRVDMVQEGVDVHIQVGLGQDSNLIARRLGSSKKIMVASPDYLAKAPPLLHPEDLNDHENILLKQSGDSYEPLHFSKGKEKLTVQVKGRLHCNNVTFAREALLSGLGVGFMPLFLALPYVNEGRLVRILPEWNMDGGEMYALYQSRQYMPKLLKTFLDEVSRTLDEMDKLKTKCMLDKEHLLAHLMRDQVSQEKDLMAAVLENARKADKDAAA is encoded by the coding sequence GTTGTCGAGGTAGGCAGTTTCACCTCGGCCGGCGAGCGTCTAGGCATGACCAAGGCGACGGTCAGCCGCAAGATTGCCGACCTGGAAGAGCGCCTTGGGGTAAGGCTGCTTAATCGCACCACCCGCCAGCTCAACCTGACCGAAACCGGTAAGGCGTTTTATGAGCGCTGCTCGCGGATCATGACCGACCTGGATGACGCCCAGGCCCTGGTCACCACCCGCGCCGAACAGGTCAGGGGCAAGCTCAAGGTAGTGATGCCCATCGAGCTGGGCCAGCTGATGATGGGCCGCTTTCTGGGCCACTTCATGCAGAAGTACCCCGATGTGGAAATCGACGCCGAGCTGACCAACCGCCGGGTGGACATGGTGCAGGAAGGGGTGGATGTGCATATCCAGGTGGGCCTGGGGCAGGACTCCAACCTCATCGCCCGCCGCCTTGGCTCCAGCAAGAAGATCATGGTGGCCAGCCCCGACTATCTGGCCAAGGCACCGCCGCTGCTGCACCCCGAAGATCTCAACGACCACGAGAATATCCTGCTCAAGCAGTCTGGTGACAGCTACGAACCCCTGCATTTTTCCAAGGGCAAGGAAAAGCTGACGGTGCAGGTCAAAGGCCGTCTGCACTGCAACAACGTCACCTTCGCCCGGGAGGCCTTGCTGTCTGGCCTGGGGGTTGGCTTTATGCCGCTGTTCCTGGCCCTGCCCTATGTGAACGAAGGCCGCCTGGTGCGGATACTGCCGGAGTGGAACATGGACGGCGGCGAGATGTACGCCCTCTACCAGAGCCGCCAGTACATGCCCAAGCTGCTCAAGACCTTCCTCGACGAAGTGAGCCGTACCCTGGACGAGATGGACAAGCTCAAGACCAAGTGCATGCTGGACAAGGAGCACCTGTTGGCGCACCTGATGCGTGACCAGGTCAGCCAGGAAAAGGACCTGATGGCGGCGGTGCTGGAAAATGCCCGCAAGGCGGATAAAGACGCCGCTGCCTGA